DNA from Luteolibacter yonseiensis:
CCCAAGCGCTGAAGTCGAGGAAGCCGGTCTCGACCTCGCCGAGCACGGTGAGCAAGGCTACGAACACTGAGATTTGAAATCAGTCTGAACATTCACTACGGGCGGATCGGAAACGGTCCGCCCGTTTTCATTTGCCCCGGATCGCCCGACAGGTTCCTCTCTCCGCGTGTCACGCCACTCCGCCAGAATCCTCATCGTCGCCAGCCTGCTCGCAGCATCGGCGTTCGCGGCGTGGAGCTGGCTCCGCCCTTATGAATGGATGGCGGATCCCGCCGCGCGCGGCGAAATTTCCGAATCTCTCGTCACCCGTGACCAGTCGTTCTACTGGGTGACCGTCCATCTGATGATCAGGGAAGGTGAGCGGCACGATCTTGAGATCCCCGTCAGCCTCGTCACGGATGAAGGGAAAAACATCCAGCCTGCCGACAGCACCTTCGCAGGCCCGGACCCGTTGAACGCCACGGAGATTTGGTTCAAATTCTGGCTGGATTCCGCGGATCTCAGCCGTCCGCTCACCCTTCATCTGAATGGTGGAAGGCTCGCTGTCAAAACCACCACCGGCCTTCCCGCCCTGGGGGACTCCGGATCCCGAAATTTCACTACGAACCGCTGGTAATCATGCCCTGGCTCCTCATCGACAACTCCAACACCCGTACCAAGTTCGCCCTGGCTGACAAGGACCGGCTCCTGCCATGGCGGGGAGTCCTGCCCACCGCGGATATTTCTCCGGAGAGCCTGCGGGACCTGCTTGAGGGTGTGGGTTTCGAAGCCACCATCATCTGTTCGGTAGTCCCCGAGAAGGCTGCCATCCTGGACTCCTGGTTTTCCGCAAAAGGTCCGCTCCATTTCCTCACCGCATCAAGCCCCCTGGGCATGGGTATCGATTATCCGACGCCCGGACAGATCGGCGCGGACCGTCTGGCCAACGCGGCCGGGCTTCTCACCCGCCACCGGGTGCCGGCCATCATCATCGACTTCGGCACCGCGGTCACATTCGACGTCATTTCCGCCGAGCCCGCCTATTGCGGCGGTGTCATCGCGCCCGGGCTCGGTGCGATGTCGGGCTACCTCACCCGCAAGACCGCGCTGCTGCCGGAAATCGAGCTTGAGGAGCCTTCCTCCGCCATCGGCAAATCGACCGTCCATGCCATGCAGGTCGGGGCGGTCATCGGCTATCGCGGGCTGGTGAAGGAGATCATCGCACGCATCTGCGAGGAGCTTCCCGGCGTGCCGGAAATCATCGCCACCGGTGGCGACGCGGCGCTCATTGCCAGAGGTGTGGCGGAGATCGACACGGTTGATCCCGACATCACTCTCGACGGCCTGCGGCAGGTCGCGGCCCGTGTTTTTTTAACCCCGTAATTGCGGAAAAAACGTGTCATTTGTTCCCAATCCTATACCACTCACGCCGACATGAGCGACAGTCCCCTAGCCATCGGCATCGACTTCGGTGGAACCACCGTAAAAATTGCCGTCGTTTATCAAAGCCACATCATCGATCAGGCTCCACCCATCGCAACCCAGGATTTCGAAGGCCATGAGGCCTTGATCGATGCGATGGTGCGTGTGGTCGAGGACCTGCGTGCGCGGCACCACGGCATCGCATCCGTCGGCGTCGGCATGCCGGGGTTCGTGAATTTTGAAAAAGGCCTGGTTTACGGCCTTACCAACGTCCCTGACTGGGAGGCGGTTCCTCTCAAGAGAATCCTCGAATCCAAGATCGATCTCCCGGTTTCCGTCGATAACGACGCCAACTGCATGGCCTTCGCCGAATGGCGCTGCGGTGCGGGGCGTGGTTATCAGAACGTGGTTTTCGCCTCTCTCGGCACGGGTGTCGGCGGCGCCATCATCGCGAACGGGCAGATGATCCGCGGGATGCGCCACGGGGCGGGGGAGATCGGGCAGTCCTCCATCGATTACCAGGGCCGCGTGGGCCATTATGGGAACCGTGGCTCGTTGGAAGACTACGTCGGAAACAGCGAGATCACCGCCCGCGCCCGCGAGGCCTACACGGCCGCAGGCATCCAGAAAAACCTCGATGAATGCGTGCCGGCGGCCCTCGCCAACGCGGCCCACCACGGCGACACCATCGCCATCGCACAGTGGCAGGAAACGGCCAGGATGCTCGCCACCGCCATGATGAATTGCTGCTGGCTGCTGAATCCGGAAGCGATCGTCATCGGGGGAGGCGTCGCCCGTGCCGGCGAGCTGCTTTTCCATCCTTTCAAGGAGCATCTTTTCGCCCAGCTTTCCGGTCCCTTCAAGGACGGGCTGATGATCCTTCCCGCCGCTTTCGGTCACGAGGCGGGCACCATCGGGGCCGCCGCGCTCGCCCGGGAACATGCGAGCCACCGTCAAGTTGGTTGATTTTCCTCCGACCCGTCGTAGTCATCCATGCTCATGAAAAATTCATCCAACATCGACCGCCGTCATTTCGTGAAACTCGGCACCCTCGCGGCCTCGGCCACGCTCCTGCCTTCTGCCAGCCGGGCCGCTGAAACCGCCGCCGCGCCCTACAGCCTGCCGCCGCTGCCATTCGCCGCCGAGGCGCTCGAGCCGCACATCGATGCGAAAACGATGGAGATCCATCATGGCAAGCATCACCAGGCTTACATCACCAATCTGAATACCGCGCTTGCCGCGGCACCGCAGAAGGTGGGTGGCCAGCCACTCCAGTCCCTTCTCGCCGACCTTTCCTCCGTGTCGGACGAAGCGCTGCGCACCACGGTGCGTAACAATGGCGGTGGTCACTGGAACCACGATTTTTTCTGGAAATCCCTCTCGCCTGCCGACAAGTCCGGAAAACCATCCGCAGAACTCGCGAAAGCGATCGATGCCGCGTTCGGATCCTTCGACGAATTCAAGAAGGCATTCGCCGCCTCGGCCACCAAGAACTTCGGCTCGGGATGGACATGGCTGGTTTCGCAGGACGGCAAGCTCAAGATCACCAGCACACCGAACCAGGACAACCCGCTCATGAAGGGTGTCGTAAAGGAAAACGGCACACCTCTGCTCGGCCTGGATACCTGGGAGCACGCCTACTATCTCCACTATCAGAACCGCCGCCCCGACTACATCGCCGCTTTCTGGAACGTCGTCAACTGGCAGGCTGTTTCCGGGCGTTTCAAGGCCTGAGGACGGTGGGTTGAACCAACCTGATGCCGGCAGGACATTTTCCTGCGGAGGCTGTGGATTCATAAATCGATGGCAGATGGGGAAACGGCTCCATCTGCCATCATTCGTATCGGGGCCCGGTGATGGCGGTCGAGGAATGCGGAGCCGGGCGATGTCCTGCGGTCATGGACGCATGGAACGTTGGCGGTATTTCCGCTTCGCCCGCGTCATGAGGCTGTCATGACCGTTATTATCTTTCGGGATTCCGGCAGTGCCCGGACTCTCTGCCGGGGGCTTCGCGGTTTGGATGAAATGAAAATAATTATAGATCAAAACATTCTTGCGAATGATCATGGATGATAGATATGAGTGGTAGATGAAAAAATAACTTTTCGCATTCCATCATCTCCATCGGAATTCCCTGATCCCCGTCATGGTGTTCCTATATCTGATATATATTTTCAGGTTTCAGGTGGGGCCGGTGGGATTTTTCAACCCCAATCATATCCCGATTCATCATGAAAACCATCACGCTTGTCCGTTTGGCGATATATGCTTCACTATTGATCGGACCGGTTCACGCGGCTGGTCCGGCAGGCAAGCGATTCGGTGGATTCGCTGCCAAACAGACGTTCAGTTTCAGGGTTCAGGACAGGCAGGCTTTCGAATCCAAAGGTTCGGCCACGGTTCAGACGTTCCAGATTCCAACGGGTGTTCCGAAGTTCGGAATAGGTCAGAAGGTGAAGTTCACCATTGGTAAAAACGGCCAGCTCCAAGGACCGGGGTTTTCCCTTCCGCTCGAGCAAGGTAACAATGGTTATAACCAATATCTCACCCAGGCGACACCGAAGAATCCCACGCCTGACACCGCGCTTCTCACGAAAACATCTTCCGGCAAGGCCAGGCAGGTCGCCCTATATTTTTTCCATGGGAAGAAGCCGGGCAGCCGCCACAGTGTGACCTATCTCCTGAAGTGATGGCGCTTTCCGGACGATGTGGGAATGATCCGCCGGAAACAGGCGGTCGTTTCAACCTTCCAGGCAGGCGGTCCCGAACAGGGTGAATCCGGTGGACTGTTCGATGAGGACATCCAGCATCTGTCCGGTAAGCCGGTCCGGATCGCCATCGAAAATCACGATCTTGTTCTGGGTCGTCCGTCCCGTGAGCCTTGCCGCGTTGTTTTTCGACGGCCCTTCGCAAAGCACCCGCTGGCGGGTCCCGATGATGGCGGCGTTGCTGGCGATGGCGAGGCGGTCCACCACCGCGAGAAGCCGTTGGTTGCGCTCCTCCTTCACGGATTCCTCAAGCTGGCCTTCCATTTCCGCCGCCGGGGTGTTCCGGCGTTTCGAGTAACGGAAGACAAAGGCGTTGTCGAATTTCAGCCGCTCCACCGTGTCGATCGTGGCCTGGAAATCCTCTTCGGTCTCGCCGGGGAAACCGACGATGATGTCCGTGGTGATGGCGATGCCCGGGCGCGCGGCCTTCATCTTCTCGCAGATTTCGACGAACTTCTCGTTCTTGTAGGGGCGGCGCATCACCTTGAGGATGCTGTCCGAGCCGCTCTGCATCGGGAAGTGGATGTGCGAACACAGCTTGGGAAGATAGGTGAACGCGGCGATCAGGTCGTCCCGGTAGCCGATGGGGTGCGGCGAGGTGAAACGGATGCGCTCGATGCCCTCGATTTCATGCACGGCCTCCAGCAACTGGACGAACGGTGACTTGCCATCGACTTTCGGAAACTCGGTGCGGCCGTAAAGATTGACGATCTGTCCGAGCAGGGTGACTTCC
Protein-coding regions in this window:
- the miaB gene encoding tRNA (N6-isopentenyl adenosine(37)-C2)-methylthiotransferase MiaB, yielding MPKVYVKTYGCQMNERDSEQVAKMFTEGGYTVTTDEREADAVLINTCSVRDQAEQKALGKMGTMIHAGRDRKHVVYGFMGCMAQSRGEELFKTVPNLDVVVGTQKYHKVFEYVDNILTRRLEARMDDPQYSLRGTSVCDTAAEEGSQNTIRDHVPKAREASSFVSIMQGCNMRCSFCIVPDTRGKERGRPIADIVAEVRHLAAHGVKEVTLLGQIVNLYGRTEFPKVDGKSPFVQLLEAVHEIEGIERIRFTSPHPIGYRDDLIAAFTYLPKLCSHIHFPMQSGSDSILKVMRRPYKNEKFVEICEKMKAARPGIAITTDIIVGFPGETEEDFQATIDTVERLKFDNAFVFRYSKRRNTPAAEMEGQLEESVKEERNQRLLAVVDRLAIASNAAIIGTRQRVLCEGPSKNNAARLTGRTTQNKIVIFDGDPDRLTGQMLDVLIEQSTGFTLFGTACLEG
- a CDS encoding ROK family protein, which gives rise to MSDSPLAIGIDFGGTTVKIAVVYQSHIIDQAPPIATQDFEGHEALIDAMVRVVEDLRARHHGIASVGVGMPGFVNFEKGLVYGLTNVPDWEAVPLKRILESKIDLPVSVDNDANCMAFAEWRCGAGRGYQNVVFASLGTGVGGAIIANGQMIRGMRHGAGEIGQSSIDYQGRVGHYGNRGSLEDYVGNSEITARAREAYTAAGIQKNLDECVPAALANAAHHGDTIAIAQWQETARMLATAMMNCCWLLNPEAIVIGGGVARAGELLFHPFKEHLFAQLSGPFKDGLMILPAAFGHEAGTIGAAALAREHASHRQVG
- a CDS encoding superoxide dismutase; translated protein: MKNSSNIDRRHFVKLGTLAASATLLPSASRAAETAAAPYSLPPLPFAAEALEPHIDAKTMEIHHGKHHQAYITNLNTALAAAPQKVGGQPLQSLLADLSSVSDEALRTTVRNNGGGHWNHDFFWKSLSPADKSGKPSAELAKAIDAAFGSFDEFKKAFAASATKNFGSGWTWLVSQDGKLKITSTPNQDNPLMKGVVKENGTPLLGLDTWEHAYYLHYQNRRPDYIAAFWNVVNWQAVSGRFKA
- a CDS encoding type III pantothenate kinase, with protein sequence MPWLLIDNSNTRTKFALADKDRLLPWRGVLPTADISPESLRDLLEGVGFEATIICSVVPEKAAILDSWFSAKGPLHFLTASSPLGMGIDYPTPGQIGADRLANAAGLLTRHRVPAIIIDFGTAVTFDVISAEPAYCGGVIAPGLGAMSGYLTRKTALLPEIELEEPSSAIGKSTVHAMQVGAVIGYRGLVKEIIARICEELPGVPEIIATGGDAALIARGVAEIDTVDPDITLDGLRQVAARVFLTP